From the genome of Thermosynechococcus sp. NK55a:
ACTGGCGGCAAGGGTTTTGAGCGTATTGGGCGGGTGAGTGACTCCGCAACCCCAGCTGGAAACTATGCCAACAGCTTAGCAGCGGTCAGTTGTACAGGCATTGGTGAAGACATTCTCGATGAGGCGCTGGCCACGCGGATTGTGGTGCGAGTAACCGATGGCCTGTCCCTCGGGGCGGCCTTTGAAAAATCCTTCCGGGAAGCCGCCAGTCGGCAACGGGATTTTGGCGCCATTGGCTTGGATCATCAGGGGGCGATCGCCTGGGGTAAGACCTGTGATGTTCTTCTTGCGGCCTACTGGGATGGCACGACCATTGGCGATACCTTGGAATTACCACCGGGGCTACAGGTGGGCAGTCAAAAATAATTTATCCTTGATGTCAAGTTTTTTATTGCTTGCTGGAGCGGATTGGGTGCATCCGTTGGGGCAAACCCCTATAATCTTAAGTGTTTTTACATTTGGCCGATGTCCCTTGAGGGAACCCTATGACCAATACGACCTCGCCTGCTATTCTCAATCCGATTGCCCGTCCTGAAGTTCCCCAAGAACTTGCTGAAAATATCATCCTCACATCCCTCAATGATGTCTATGACTGGGCACGGCTATCGAGCCTCTGGCCGCTCATGTATGGCACCGCCTGCTGCTTCATTGAGTTTGCTGCCATGATTGGCTCGCGCTTCGATTTTGATCGCTTTGGCTTGGTGCCCCGCAACAGCCCCCGTCAGGCAGATTTGATCATCACCTCCGGCACAATCACGATGAAGATGGCACCGGCTTTGGTACGCCTTTACGAGCAAATGCCCAACCCCAAATACGTGATTGCCATGGGTGCCTGCACGAT
Proteins encoded in this window:
- the ndhK gene encoding photosynthetic/respiratory NAD(P)H-quinone oxidoreductase subunit K produces the protein MTNTTSPAILNPIARPEVPQELAENIILTSLNDVYDWARLSSLWPLMYGTACCFIEFAAMIGSRFDFDRFGLVPRNSPRQADLIITSGTITMKMAPALVRLYEQMPNPKYVIAMGACTITGGMFSSDSYSAVRGVDKLIPVDVYLPGCPPRPEAIMDAIIKLRKKIANEHINERGNLAQTHRLFTAKHKMKPVPPILTGQYLNAPTRQAPPPALAAAMGIAVPALGEAVSETSSTGE